A window of Halocalculus aciditolerans contains these coding sequences:
- a CDS encoding Cdc6/Cdc18 family protein, giving the protein MIRDARVLRAGFVPREVEHRDAEVNHLSSVLEPITNGEPADTAIVTGPSGAGKTCISKFVTERLREEVLDVEAIYVNCWRNYTRFRTLYQILDDLGATIDIHRQSTPHDELVDRLQQHDGPRTVVILDEVDQLEDPSVIYDLHSLPQFAIICIANKEEELFSRVDDRLVSRLRSSEHVRMDKYHDEQLYDILSARAKWGLDEDVITDDQLYRIADAAAGDARLAIGILRTAASKADRENQERITNDILLDAAEDARAQIKQKSLDSLTPHQRVVYDIVREHGPVGPSEIHERYSEDVDDPRTKRTVRTYLSKMAQYNLLKAEGTSRDREYSLVDSAAASPMQ; this is encoded by the coding sequence ATGATTCGCGATGCTCGCGTCCTCCGGGCCGGATTCGTCCCTCGGGAAGTCGAGCATCGCGACGCCGAGGTCAATCACCTCTCCAGCGTTCTTGAGCCCATCACGAACGGAGAGCCCGCCGACACCGCTATTGTCACCGGACCCAGCGGCGCCGGCAAGACGTGCATCTCGAAGTTCGTCACGGAACGACTTCGAGAAGAGGTCCTCGACGTCGAGGCCATCTACGTCAACTGCTGGCGCAACTACACCCGGTTCCGCACGCTCTACCAGATTCTCGACGACCTCGGCGCGACCATCGACATCCACCGGCAGTCGACGCCCCACGACGAACTCGTCGACCGTCTCCAGCAGCACGACGGCCCGCGAACCGTCGTCATCCTTGACGAGGTCGACCAGCTCGAAGACCCCAGCGTCATCTACGACCTCCACAGCCTCCCGCAGTTCGCGATCATCTGCATCGCGAACAAGGAAGAGGAACTGTTCAGCCGCGTCGACGACCGCCTCGTGAGCCGGCTGCGCTCCAGCGAACACGTCCGGATGGACAAGTACCACGATGAGCAGCTGTACGACATTCTGAGTGCGCGGGCGAAGTGGGGTCTCGACGAGGACGTTATCACTGACGACCAGCTCTACCGCATCGCCGATGCGGCCGCCGGCGACGCCCGCCTCGCAATCGGCATCCTTCGAACAGCGGCCAGCAAGGCCGACCGCGAGAACCAGGAGCGGATCACCAACGACATCCTCCTGGACGCCGCCGAGGATGCCCGCGCCCAGATTAAGCAGAAGAGCCTCGACTCACTCACTCCGCACCAGCGCGTCGTCTACGACATCGTGCGCGAGCACGGCCCGGTCGGGCCGAGCGAGATCCACGAGCGCTATTCCGAGGACGTCGATGACCCTCGAACGAAACGGACCGTCCGGACGTACCTCTCCAAGATGGCTCAGTACAACCTCCTCAAAGCGGAAGGCACGAGTCGAGATCGAGAGTATTCACTCGTCGATTCGGCAGCTGCATCGCCAATGCAGTAA
- a CDS encoding RNA-guided endonuclease InsQ/TnpB family protein, which yields MANQVTRTYVASIHNHQQVCEDLDSLGFAASKLWNVARWTCDRIWDETGTIPDHGALKAYLKNNERYADLNAQSSQAILEELAEAFDSWYTLRGNGDKKANPPGYRKHGDDHPRSTVTFKEDGFKHDPDHDRIRLSKGQNLKDGRQDFILCEYAVDPDVTVQNVQQVRAVWTGTDWELHIVCNVERDDPDPPGDRVAGIDLGICNFAAVAVGDDALLYPGGALKEDDYYFQKQRAKCDDSSSRKAQRLDRKRGERRTHFFHAVSKDIVAECAARNVGTIVVGDLTGIRENTDWGDHGNLDLHGWAFDNFTQMLEYKAAEYGISVERVDERGTSKSCGSCGTIDDSQRVERGLYVCDECGLVANADVNGAENIRQKVLPNLACDGGDRDNGWMAQPAVRLFDTSTGRIAPQEQVTREP from the coding sequence GTGGCGAATCAGGTCACTCGAACCTATGTTGCGTCCATTCACAACCACCAACAGGTGTGTGAAGACCTCGATTCGCTCGGGTTTGCGGCCTCAAAACTTTGGAACGTCGCTCGGTGGACCTGCGACCGTATCTGGGACGAAACCGGCACGATACCAGACCACGGTGCTCTCAAAGCGTACCTCAAGAACAACGAACGCTACGCGGATTTGAACGCACAATCCAGTCAGGCAATTCTCGAAGAATTGGCTGAAGCGTTCGACTCGTGGTACACACTCCGTGGGAACGGTGACAAGAAGGCGAACCCGCCCGGCTACCGCAAGCACGGTGATGACCACCCACGCTCGACGGTCACGTTCAAAGAGGATGGGTTCAAGCACGACCCCGACCACGATCGGATTCGACTCTCGAAGGGGCAGAATCTGAAAGATGGGCGTCAAGACTTTATTCTCTGTGAGTACGCTGTTGACCCGGATGTGACCGTCCAGAACGTCCAGCAGGTCAGAGCTGTCTGGACCGGCACCGACTGGGAGTTGCATATTGTGTGTAACGTCGAACGAGACGACCCGGACCCACCCGGCGACCGAGTGGCCGGTATCGACCTCGGTATCTGCAACTTCGCCGCCGTTGCGGTTGGCGACGACGCTTTGCTGTATCCCGGTGGCGCACTCAAAGAGGATGATTACTACTTCCAGAAACAGCGGGCGAAGTGCGACGATAGTTCCTCCCGCAAAGCACAACGGCTGGACCGCAAGCGTGGCGAGCGCCGGACACACTTTTTCCACGCTGTCTCGAAGGACATAGTAGCCGAGTGCGCCGCCCGAAACGTCGGAACGATTGTCGTGGGCGATCTGACTGGTATCCGCGAGAACACAGACTGGGGTGACCACGGCAACCTCGATCTCCATGGGTGGGCGTTCGACAATTTTACGCAGATGCTGGAATACAAAGCGGCCGAATACGGCATCAGTGTTGAGCGCGTGGACGAACGTGGTACCTCCAAGTCCTGTGGTTCGTGCGGGACCATCGACGACAGCCAGCGTGTTGAACGTGGGCTGTACGTGTGTGACGAGTGTGGGCTGGTCGCTAATGCCGATGTGAACGGGGCCGAGAACATCCGACAGAAGGTACTCCCAAATCTCGCCTGTGACGGGGGAGATAGGGATAACGGCTGGATGGCACAGCCAGCGGTGCGCCTGTTCGACACATCGACGGGGAGGATAGCCCCTCAAGAACAGGTGACCCGCGAACCATAA
- a CDS encoding ParA family protein: MTESPRGWGVTPSTGIPTIAFGNQKGGTGKTTATINSAAALASRDHDVLAIDMDPQADMTKGLGLGPGDDNDPSSPKNDLPNTLATDDANLLDVLVDNPRTDDTTLSEIMIHSDEYEHLNFDLVPSHKDMGLARDWMDDAGARLSLKVALEELVDDGYDYDFILIDCPPDLSVLTDAAFIAAQNVFLAAQTQATSRDALDDLWDQLESIEDNQQIEIAIVGLLANMYRDDGQSQKFLDAFDESYASLAPIFKLPMRVAIQRAWDNGCDIFEWEDANDQQVERDLFLEVAETMERAFDKTQVEV; this comes from the coding sequence ATGACCGAGTCACCTCGTGGCTGGGGCGTCACACCATCGACCGGTATTCCCACGATCGCCTTCGGCAATCAGAAGGGCGGGACTGGGAAGACAACGGCGACGATAAACAGTGCAGCGGCACTGGCCTCGCGAGATCACGATGTCCTCGCGATTGATATGGATCCACAGGCCGATATGACGAAAGGCCTGGGACTCGGCCCGGGCGACGACAACGACCCCTCAAGCCCGAAGAACGACCTTCCAAATACGCTCGCTACCGATGACGCAAATCTTCTTGACGTCCTCGTCGACAATCCGCGCACGGACGACACGACGCTTTCAGAAATTATGATCCACAGCGACGAGTACGAACACCTAAATTTCGATCTCGTGCCGAGCCACAAGGACATGGGTCTTGCCCGGGATTGGATGGACGACGCAGGCGCTCGTCTCTCGTTGAAAGTTGCCCTCGAAGAGTTAGTGGACGACGGTTACGACTACGATTTTATCTTGATCGACTGCCCACCTGATCTCTCGGTCCTAACAGATGCGGCGTTCATCGCGGCGCAGAACGTGTTCCTGGCCGCACAAACCCAAGCGACATCACGAGATGCCCTAGACGATCTCTGGGACCAGCTGGAATCAATCGAGGATAATCAACAGATCGAGATTGCAATCGTTGGACTGTTGGCAAATATGTATCGGGACGATGGTCAGTCACAGAAGTTTCTCGATGCTTTCGATGAGTCATATGCGTCACTAGCGCCGATCTTCAAGCTTCCGATGCGGGTAGCGATACAGCGCGCGTGGGACAACGGCTGCGATATTTTCGAATGGGAGGACGCAAACGACCAACAAGTTGAGCGCGACCTCTTCCTGGAGGTTGCTGAGACAATGGAACGAGCGTTCGACAAAACGCAGGTGGAGGTGTAA
- a CDS encoding DUF7437 domain-containing protein, with the protein MSKATGDPERAINGLMSVAQLLEEPRLARLYTYILREGEVTIDEIVADIDTPRTTAYADTGTLVELRVLTRDETQKTHTYTAIPITLTANLDGDTYTITPTLVEAIGRSPQDQDLDLLIEKHGVGKLAAALTYAIPYVEGGMTERLAARELNLQPAFGIAVLHALREVILDIREYDPYFDQIRNARDKPVDEEA; encoded by the coding sequence ATGTCGAAAGCGACGGGGGACCCCGAACGCGCCATTAATGGCCTCATGTCAGTGGCACAGCTACTCGAAGAGCCACGGCTCGCTCGCCTCTACACGTATATTCTCCGTGAAGGCGAAGTGACGATTGATGAAATCGTCGCCGACATCGACACACCCCGCACGACCGCGTACGCGGATACGGGAACGCTCGTCGAACTCCGGGTACTCACGCGGGATGAAACGCAGAAAACGCACACCTACACGGCCATCCCGATTACCCTTACTGCGAACCTCGATGGCGATACATACACGATCACGCCCACACTCGTCGAGGCAATCGGCCGGTCGCCCCAGGATCAGGATCTCGACCTGCTGATCGAGAAACATGGCGTAGGCAAGCTCGCTGCGGCACTCACGTACGCGATCCCGTATGTCGAGGGCGGTATGACCGAACGCCTCGCAGCACGCGAACTCAACCTTCAACCTGCGTTCGGGATTGCGGTACTCCATGCACTCCGCGAGGTGATTCTCGACATACGGGAGTACGATCCATATTTCGACCAAATTCGGAATGCGCGTGACAAGCCGGTCGACGAGGAAGCCTAG
- a CDS encoding tyrosine-type recombinase/integrase, with the protein MSDATTPVTHADWEDVDDISWTLLDREELVDAYWAVVAPAMEADGLDPDQEKPTHSWLRDHDFRPLLYALREYHDMTFGEFWSTDLGLESTETSYDWATDHERTIEALESFLTSRRERKGLADSSIDTLRYRLNRYVAAYCDENDTYDLVTPVARDGDVPAYKAVDACWAAFDRLHEDLNGGQTKRRIHLAVSNWYAHLVRRKWAAVNPADGLDEEFDWSNDTDDDADTPCLATEHVRALYQAADGPEDRLLVLALCAWGLRPNEVARLHTRQFVLDVAADEVPYISFEERKNGPGQVSLLYGRDVLEDRLAAFADHDDWDGYLFPSPHTSGDSISRWTVWNRFTQLADRAGLPDEIDGVTPAPKMGRRYWYDAYSASLDVVLGSLDEIAAEQGSASADVVLQNYLSDTRARTLRREYMREQLAAAFEPSKE; encoded by the coding sequence GTGAGTGACGCGACAACGCCGGTGACACACGCCGACTGGGAGGACGTCGACGACATCTCCTGGACGCTGCTCGACCGCGAGGAACTCGTCGACGCGTACTGGGCGGTCGTCGCCCCCGCGATGGAAGCCGACGGTCTCGATCCCGACCAGGAGAAGCCGACGCACAGCTGGCTCCGCGACCACGACTTCCGCCCGCTTCTCTACGCGTTGCGGGAGTACCACGATATGACGTTCGGGGAGTTCTGGTCGACTGACCTCGGGCTCGAATCCACGGAGACGAGCTATGACTGGGCGACCGACCACGAACGGACTATCGAGGCGCTCGAATCGTTCCTCACCTCCCGTCGAGAGCGAAAGGGCCTCGCGGACTCGTCGATCGATACGCTCCGCTACCGATTGAACCGCTACGTCGCCGCCTACTGCGACGAGAACGACACATACGATCTCGTGACGCCCGTCGCTCGCGATGGCGACGTCCCGGCCTACAAAGCGGTCGATGCGTGCTGGGCAGCGTTCGACCGCTTGCACGAGGATCTCAATGGCGGGCAAACCAAACGCCGGATTCATCTCGCCGTCTCAAACTGGTACGCCCATCTGGTCCGGCGCAAATGGGCCGCCGTCAACCCGGCTGACGGCCTCGACGAGGAATTCGACTGGTCGAACGACACCGATGACGATGCCGACACACCGTGTCTCGCCACCGAGCACGTCCGCGCGCTTTACCAGGCGGCCGACGGACCAGAAGACCGCCTCCTGGTCCTCGCACTGTGCGCGTGGGGGCTTCGCCCGAACGAGGTCGCCCGCCTCCACACACGCCAGTTCGTCCTCGACGTCGCCGCCGACGAAGTCCCGTATATCTCCTTCGAGGAGCGAAAGAACGGTCCCGGACAGGTGTCGCTGCTGTACGGTCGGGATGTCCTCGAGGATCGGCTTGCAGCATTCGCCGATCACGACGATTGGGACGGCTACCTGTTTCCGTCACCCCACACCTCGGGCGATTCCATCTCCCGGTGGACGGTCTGGAACCGGTTTACACAGCTCGCTGACCGGGCGGGCCTTCCCGACGAGATCGACGGGGTGACACCGGCGCCGAAGATGGGGCGGCGGTACTGGTACGACGCGTATTCTGCGTCGCTCGACGTCGTCCTCGGAAGCCTCGATGAGATCGCGGCCGAACAGGGCAGCGCGAGCGCCGACGTCGTCCTGCAGAACTACCTCTCGGATACACGCGCCCGGACGCTCCGCCGGGAGTATATGCGCGAGCAGCTGGCTGCTGCCTTCGAACCAAGCAAAGAGTGA